The nucleotide sequence CGCGCCGGTCTCGATGATCCAGTCGCGGCCGGTCAGGCCCACGTCGAACACCCCATCCTGGACATAGCGCGCCATTTCCTGGGCCCGGATGAGCATGGCCTCCAGCTCGTCATCATCGATGGAGGGGAAATAGCTGCGCTCGCTGACCCCGAAATTGTAGCCCGCGCGGCGGAACAGCTCGATGGTTGCATCCTGAAGGCTGCCCTTGGGCAGTCCGAGTTTGATTTTCATCGTGCGGTCATCCTTTCTTCAAGCATCCTGACGGTGCATGAGTTCTATATCAGTGATCAACTATCCGCATTTAATTGTAGGGGCGGACCCATGTGTCCGCCCGGGCGCACACGCGGGTGCGCCCCTACGTTCAAACTGCCACGGCGATTCGCAAATGGTCTGCATCTGCTTCAAAGCATAAACCGTGCTTTCAGTCGATTCCGTCCGCCTCTTTCACCGCGACCATGAAATCCGCCATGCGGGCATGGTCTTTTACGCCGGGGGCGCTTTCCACGCCACTCGAAACATCCACCCCGAACGGACGCACGGTGCGGATCGCCGCGCCCACGTTCTCCGGGTTCAGCCCGCCGGCCAGTATCAAGGGGCCAGCCGAGACCGCCCGGCAGGCCAGGGACCAGTCGAAAGTCCGGCCGGTGCCGCCGGGAGCGCCGGGGACAAAGCTGTCCAGCAGGAAACCGTTGCGCAGGTTCCAATTACGGATACTGTCCAAATCCTCGGGCTTGGCCACCCGGAAAGCCTTGATCCAGGGCACGCCCAGCGCGGCGCAGACCAGCGGAGACTCCTGGCCGTGGAGCTGGGCCAGCCTCAGGCCGCAGCGCTCGAACGTGTCGCGCACCGCGGTGGGGGGAGTGTCCACGAACACACCCACCGGGGTGACCCAGGCCGGCAGGCGCTCGATGATACGCATCGCGTTCTCGGGTATGACGTAGCGCGGGCTGGGACGGTGGAACACGAAGCCCAGGGCATCCACCCCCAGGTCCACGGCCGCGGCGGCGTCCTCCCAGCGGGTGATCCCGCAAATCTTGATCCGGGTCCTCATGACATGGCTCCCAAAAGTTCTCGGGTGGCGGCAGTAATGTCCGGGTGACGCATCAGGTGCTCCCCGACCAGGACCGCGCGGTAGCCGCAGGCGGCCAGGCGGTGGAGGTCGGCGCGGCTGGTGATACCGCTTTCGGAGACCCGCACCGCCGCGCCGGCGAGCAGGGGAGCCAGGCGCTCCGAGGTGGACAGGCTCACCTGGAAAGTGCCCAGGTCGCGGTTGTTGACGCCCACGATCCGCGCGCCCAGGCGGGCGGCCCGCCCGGCCTCGGCCTCGTCGTGCACCTCGACCAGCACATCCAGCCTCAGGCCCCCGGCCACCTGGTACAGGCCGTCCAGAAGGCGGTCCTCCAGGGCGGCGGCGATAAGAAGAATACAGTCCGCGCCCAGCAGGGCCGACTCGAATACCTGATATTCGGAGAAGATGAAATCCTTGCGCAGCACCGGGATGTCCACTGCCTCGCGCGCCTGGACCAGGAACTCCAGGTCACCCTGGAAATATTTCCGGTCCGTGAGCACGCTCAGGGCGGAGGCCCCGCCAGCGACATACTGACGGGCCAGGGCCGCAGGCTGGAAATCCTTGAATTGGCCCGTCG is from bacterium and encodes:
- a CDS encoding phosphoribosylanthranilate isomerase, with the protein product MRTRIKICGITRWEDAAAAVDLGVDALGFVFHRPSPRYVIPENAMRIIERLPAWVTPVGVFVDTPPTAVRDTFERCGLRLAQLHGQESPLVCAALGVPWIKAFRVAKPEDLDSIRNWNLRNGFLLDSFVPGAPGGTGRTFDWSLACRAVSAGPLILAGGLNPENVGAAIRTVRPFGVDVSSGVESAPGVKDHARMADFMVAVKEADGID
- a CDS encoding indole-3-glycerol phosphate synthase TrpC — protein: MIGVVLEYRDVVSTGQFKDFQPAALARQYVAGGASALSVLTDRKYFQGDLEFLVQAREAVDIPVLRKDFIFSEYQVFESALLGADCILLIAAALEDRLLDGLYQVAGGLRLDVLVEVHDEAEAGRAARLGARIVGVNNRDLGTFQVSLSTSERLAPLLAGAAVRVSESGITSRADLHRLAACGYRAVLVGEHLMRHPDITAATRELLGAMS